From Denitrovibrio acetiphilus DSM 12809, the proteins below share one genomic window:
- a CDS encoding conjugal transfer protein TraF, translating to MAKKRLLCFLIVLLALNGFCQSDKPFYKDKGHGWYNYEDPKPQSEKQLKDDYRKPVIDWKAVQIMHPDRLNKLIEDVKDYALMFPSHENVKDYLKLQGVAIDRSREYMESFMYVVQTNPELSKENEIPTSKFGQDEKHRIKVEKIEQTLAENRDKFALLYLYAPNCGYCAKQQPVLEYFVKDSGWQVKPVNIQQDQKAALNFNIAQTPSIVLIRRDSPDWLLISSGIIAMSELKERIVRGLGLI from the coding sequence ATGGCGAAAAAGAGACTGCTGTGCTTTCTGATTGTGCTTTTAGCACTGAATGGCTTTTGTCAGTCTGATAAGCCATTTTATAAGGATAAAGGGCACGGCTGGTATAACTATGAAGACCCTAAACCACAATCAGAGAAACAGTTGAAAGATGATTATAGAAAACCTGTAATTGACTGGAAGGCTGTGCAGATCATGCATCCTGATCGTTTAAATAAGCTAATAGAGGATGTTAAGGACTACGCCCTTATGTTCCCTTCTCATGAGAATGTAAAGGACTATCTCAAACTTCAGGGTGTTGCCATTGACCGCTCAAGGGAATATATGGAAAGCTTTATGTATGTGGTTCAGACTAATCCGGAGCTTTCAAAGGAAAATGAGATTCCTACATCGAAATTTGGTCAGGACGAAAAGCACCGGATAAAGGTGGAGAAAATTGAACAGACTCTGGCTGAGAACAGAGACAAATTTGCTTTATTATATTTATATGCACCCAACTGCGGATATTGCGCAAAGCAGCAGCCGGTTCTGGAATATTTTGTTAAAGATTCCGGCTGGCAGGTGAAACCAGTGAATATCCAGCAGGATCAGAAAGCGGCTCTGAATTTCAATATTGCCCAGACACCATCCATTGTGCTTATACGCCGTGATTCACCTGACTGGCTTCTTATCTCCAGCGGAATAATTGCAATGTCAGAACTGAAAGAAAGGATTGTCAGGGGTTTAGGATTAATTTAA
- a CDS encoding TraE/TraK family type IV conjugative transfer system protein, with translation MRFDKYVSRASNLFMENRLCKFMTIVLAAVIIIQLWMLNNSFRNQNAYLIPTGLTTKAAVSGHFLDANYVQAMGVYVSQLLYNFTPQTVANQYKELASLFSADCYQENSNKLISMANAYADNEISMVFRVMEIKSFTQPNVIEISGETSKTILGENVQSFKASLLVYYDVFNGLFRITAIEEKQS, from the coding sequence ATGCGCTTTGATAAATATGTAAGCAGGGCATCTAATCTGTTTATGGAAAACAGACTGTGCAAGTTTATGACTATTGTTCTTGCCGCTGTTATCATCATACAGCTGTGGATGCTGAATAACTCTTTCAGAAACCAGAATGCATATCTCATTCCCACAGGGCTGACCACAAAGGCTGCTGTCAGCGGGCATTTTCTGGATGCTAACTATGTCCAGGCGATGGGAGTTTATGTAAGCCAGCTTTTATACAATTTCACTCCGCAGACAGTTGCGAACCAATACAAAGAACTTGCCTCACTGTTTTCCGCAGACTGCTATCAGGAGAATTCAAACAAGCTGATCAGCATGGCAAACGCTTATGCGGATAATGAGATTTCGATGGTATTTCGGGTTATGGAGATCAAGTCTTTCACACAGCCGAATGTTATCGAGATATCCGGTGAAACCTCAAAGACAATCCTCGGAGAGAACGTCCAGTCGTTCAAGGCTTCGCTGCTGGTTTACTACGATGTTTTTAACGGGCTTTTCAGGATTACAGCCATAGAGGAGAAGCAATCATGA
- a CDS encoding TraU family protein, giving the protein MKKILIIIFLLSANSAFALCAGPMLDPITRVRWNCFLPISIGGIPIGTSGNPLADMADRSMGTQSPVCLCMDPLPRIGITLGYREPIRIIESVKDPFCFPTLGFGMSSSAWGSGVKGRNSKPAKDFTNTHMFIFLPFTMMEIFTDLICMQTDSKYTGVLGGLSIAYMSEFDITKRSDQAALLLTPEVVLFANPLAIMACQIPDSIASLAEYTIPPLYWCAGNHSVFPTSNNTMSMSNFTEASEVNASKLIFSMHRTLQLWGSFGAQGLCSYYPMPIWNKMQYRLQTAMPVPDNFCRRLGQPSIVWNRFLNPPGAPNNDNMVFILWRKRDCCAF; this is encoded by the coding sequence ATGAAAAAAATTCTGATAATAATATTTCTGCTGTCAGCAAATAGCGCATTTGCTCTTTGCGCAGGGCCAATGCTCGATCCGATCACGAGGGTGCGCTGGAACTGCTTTCTGCCTATAAGCATAGGCGGTATCCCTATCGGCACCAGCGGAAACCCTCTGGCGGATATGGCTGACAGGTCTATGGGTACACAGAGCCCAGTATGTCTCTGCATGGATCCTCTTCCACGCATAGGGATAACTCTTGGCTACAGAGAGCCGATCAGGATTATTGAATCAGTCAAAGACCCTTTCTGCTTTCCGACGCTCGGCTTCGGTATGAGCTCTTCCGCATGGGGGAGTGGCGTGAAAGGGCGCAACTCCAAACCGGCAAAAGATTTCACGAATACCCATATGTTTATCTTTCTGCCGTTCACTATGATGGAGATTTTTACAGACCTGATATGTATGCAGACGGACAGCAAATATACTGGTGTCCTCGGCGGACTTTCTATTGCATATATGTCGGAGTTTGACATTACAAAAAGGTCAGATCAGGCGGCTCTCCTGCTTACTCCGGAAGTTGTCCTTTTTGCAAATCCACTGGCGATAATGGCTTGCCAGATTCCAGATTCGATAGCGTCGCTAGCTGAATATACGATACCACCGCTCTACTGGTGCGCAGGTAACCATTCTGTTTTCCCAACGTCGAACAATACAATGAGTATGTCCAATTTTACTGAGGCTTCTGAAGTGAATGCTTCGAAGCTCATATTCAGCATGCACAGGACGCTGCAGTTATGGGGGAGTTTTGGAGCACAGGGACTCTGCAGTTACTACCCCATGCCCATATGGAACAAGATGCAGTACAGGCTGCAAACTGCTATGCCGGTGCCGGACAATTTCTGCCGGAGACTCGGTCAGCCGTCTATAGTCTGGAACAGATTTCTGAATCCCCCTGGTGCTCCGAATAATGACAATATGGTGTTTATCTTATGGCGAAAAAGAGACTGCTGTGCTTTCTGA
- a CDS encoding TraV family lipoprotein, whose product MDRYKILVIILAAVALNGCIYNTELGCDGFKDAGRSCKPVTSNVEYAVEKEKETEIAKTEKVEQEKDVDDLINYSINLGEANPLTTKAKTLKVTILPYVDDAGRLHMLSSLYIIIQKPDWIIGDYLIPADKGAVQ is encoded by the coding sequence ATGGACAGGTATAAAATATTAGTGATAATTCTGGCGGCCGTAGCTCTGAACGGCTGTATATATAATACTGAGCTTGGCTGTGATGGCTTCAAGGATGCCGGAAGGAGCTGCAAGCCTGTAACCAGTAATGTTGAATATGCCGTTGAGAAAGAGAAAGAAACAGAGATTGCGAAGACTGAAAAGGTTGAACAGGAAAAAGATGTTGATGACCTGATAAATTATAGCATTAACCTGGGAGAGGCTAACCCGCTTACCACTAAAGCAAAAACACTGAAAGTTACGATATTGCCCTATGTGGATGACGCAGGCAGACTCCATATGCTCAGCAGTCTTTATATAATCATACAGAAGCCCGACTGGATTATAGGCGATTATTTGATTCCTGCAGATAAGGGTGCTGTCCAATGA
- a CDS encoding TraC family protein, translating to MISCLKRAVTGDNGGLLKSDIQIKREQFSSLFPYVSYDEETESYFLRDNSVGWIWECSPVLFADDNIFNQIASVIRGAEAPDTIIQYMLFADPFIDQIADGYKNLRGRNKEILPIHSQLIDDYSEFIRKHGNRGMWQLSGTPLRHFRLFISVRIPVKADASTNTGKYRKEVVGHLDYISNVKESMKLFNPLSMKPDRLITMLYRLVNPDLEHNKTIEWDENIPIHKQILYSDTEVERAKNSIRFNGRRVGILTPKKLPREIDNLFANDLIGYVSKGITAAENDINQLQCPFIYSVNIVINKNLKSKLQTKAVQNSKATESANKDGRHFDAFAAGTNNRKQENFYVAQRYEMGERFVHVIPQLMILAESEDELTSKLNRAKSIWNTCGVECQTERDYLLHVLFIAGLPCGMYHSNFQDLDRDFILDSKGASLFAPVQASFSGVGSPVLLYIDRRGELVSLDILNTGKNKNAYVTGGTGAGKSFFMNGFVNSYMSIGAKFRIITVCDSYRKACYMTDGQYIEHDESGMVLNFFEAAGVVKGTLIQSINHNGVTYPARTKVEILEQGGSEIKILVGDSDVLYVRSENVGSYCIEMDGDTLIMLTGILASMVTSRAGSELDEDELTIIENAVSYMFSVKGRETMIDDIHDYLMNISEYHAQDDRSKYHRDTAYRLALRLGKYCSGGQYGHFFNGKSTVRFKSDLVVADLTKTPVDLRKVIVLAFANIIEQEIYKGDRKTPQFVVLDESWQTLSENPYAARFVEGLYRKARKYNASVIIITQSLHDLSPEGKLSYLGNVIQTQSDFAFNLYDKTFNFAYENKILDISEFEMQMLIDKIPKNSLPKYSEIYLQTPYGNTVVRFIVDETGYFMNTSDPVDYLYIKQIADKYLAEGMSKQEAMRLAVRDCVSLAKELGGVGEFKKYLAAKGA from the coding sequence ATGATCTCTTGTCTGAAAAGAGCAGTTACAGGTGATAACGGCGGTCTGCTTAAATCTGATATTCAAATTAAAAGGGAGCAGTTCAGCTCGTTATTCCCATATGTCAGTTATGATGAAGAGACAGAGAGTTATTTCCTGCGTGACAATTCTGTCGGATGGATATGGGAATGCAGTCCGGTCCTTTTCGCTGATGACAATATATTCAATCAGATAGCTTCAGTTATAAGAGGTGCAGAAGCTCCGGACACCATCATACAGTATATGCTTTTTGCAGATCCTTTTATTGATCAAATTGCAGATGGGTATAAAAACCTTCGTGGGCGCAACAAAGAAATTCTGCCGATACATTCCCAGCTTATAGATGACTATTCAGAGTTTATCAGGAAGCATGGAAACCGTGGAATGTGGCAGCTGTCTGGCACTCCGCTGCGGCACTTCAGGCTGTTTATTTCCGTCAGGATTCCTGTTAAGGCGGATGCGTCCACAAACACAGGCAAATACAGAAAAGAAGTTGTCGGACATCTTGACTATATATCAAACGTCAAAGAATCTATGAAGCTTTTTAATCCTCTGTCTATGAAACCGGACAGGCTTATTACTATGCTCTATAGACTGGTGAATCCTGATCTGGAGCACAATAAAACGATAGAATGGGATGAGAATATCCCGATACATAAGCAGATTTTATATTCAGATACTGAGGTCGAGCGTGCTAAGAATTCTATAAGGTTTAACGGCAGGCGTGTTGGGATACTGACACCTAAGAAACTGCCCAGAGAGATAGATAACCTTTTTGCGAATGATCTGATAGGGTATGTCAGCAAAGGGATAACTGCGGCTGAGAATGATATCAATCAACTCCAGTGTCCTTTCATATACAGTGTCAACATTGTCATAAACAAGAATCTGAAATCAAAACTTCAGACCAAAGCTGTTCAGAACTCAAAAGCCACTGAAAGTGCAAATAAAGATGGCAGGCATTTTGATGCCTTCGCCGCAGGAACAAACAACAGGAAACAAGAAAACTTTTATGTGGCTCAGAGATATGAGATGGGGGAAAGGTTCGTCCATGTAATACCTCAGCTGATGATATTAGCTGAGAGTGAGGACGAGCTTACATCAAAACTGAACAGGGCAAAATCCATATGGAACACCTGTGGTGTTGAGTGCCAGACGGAGCGGGATTACCTCTTGCATGTGCTTTTCATCGCAGGGTTGCCATGTGGTATGTATCACAGCAATTTTCAGGATTTGGATAGAGATTTTATCCTGGACAGCAAAGGGGCTTCTCTCTTTGCACCTGTTCAGGCTAGTTTTTCAGGGGTTGGCTCTCCGGTGCTGCTGTATATTGACCGAAGGGGTGAGCTTGTCAGTCTTGATATTCTGAATACTGGGAAAAACAAGAATGCTTATGTTACAGGTGGGACAGGAGCGGGGAAGTCGTTTTTTATGAACGGATTTGTGAACTCATATATGTCCATTGGTGCAAAGTTTCGGATTATTACCGTTTGCGATTCATACAGGAAAGCATGCTATATGACCGACGGTCAGTATATTGAGCATGATGAAAGCGGAATGGTTCTGAATTTCTTTGAGGCGGCCGGAGTTGTCAAAGGGACTCTGATACAGTCCATAAACCATAATGGAGTGACTTATCCTGCAAGGACAAAGGTAGAGATTCTTGAACAGGGCGGGTCGGAAATTAAGATACTTGTGGGCGATTCTGATGTTTTATATGTGCGCTCAGAAAATGTAGGCAGTTACTGCATTGAGATGGACGGTGACACGCTTATTATGCTCACGGGTATTCTAGCATCTATGGTGACTTCCCGTGCCGGTTCTGAGCTAGATGAAGACGAGCTGACCATTATAGAGAACGCAGTTTCATACATGTTCAGCGTGAAGGGCAGAGAGACAATGATAGACGATATCCACGATTATCTGATGAATATATCGGAATATCACGCTCAGGATGACAGAAGCAAATATCACAGGGACACAGCCTATAGACTGGCATTAAGGCTTGGTAAATACTGCTCCGGCGGACAGTACGGGCACTTCTTTAATGGTAAAAGCACTGTCAGATTCAAAAGTGATCTCGTGGTTGCTGACCTTACAAAGACACCTGTTGATTTGCGGAAAGTTATAGTCCTTGCTTTTGCAAATATTATTGAACAGGAAATTTATAAAGGAGATAGAAAAACTCCGCAGTTTGTGGTGCTTGATGAAAGCTGGCAGACTCTTTCAGAGAATCCTTATGCGGCAAGGTTTGTTGAAGGGCTTTACCGTAAGGCCAGGAAATACAACGCTTCTGTAATTATCATTACACAGTCACTCCATGACTTATCACCGGAGGGCAAGCTGAGCTATCTGGGCAATGTTATCCAGACTCAGTCCGACTTTGCTTTTAACCTTTATGATAAGACATTCAATTTCGCATACGAGAACAAGATTCTCGATATAAGCGAGTTTGAGATGCAGATGCTGATAGACAAGATACCGAAAAACTCACTGCCAAAATATTCAGAGATATACCTTCAGACCCCATACGGCAACACCGTTGTACGTTTTATCGTTGATGAAACCGGATACTTTATGAATACGTCAGACCCAGTTGATTATCTCTATATCAAGCAGATAGCTGACAAGTATCTTGCAGAAGGCATGTCAAAGCAGGAGGCGATGAGGCTGGCTGTAAGGGACTGTGTGTCTCTCGCAAAAGAACTTGGCGGCGTTGGCGAGTTTAAAAAATATCTGGCGGCGAAGGGGGCTTGA
- a CDS encoding TraB/VirB10 family protein, with the protein MNFREKYVALAPETKKKLNIAIVLFIGAVILTLMYYASGASKKRPAAVQRTTVNAKNFSAKEDRNTSLLLGIDKKFGDVLKRVEELENRKADLSFNNQPYQAQEPDKVIAAGETDFQKSVNSGGMRYPQEENNLEFDKPKDKKSRPTETIISGIDYISISVPQETEQKKSNPAKVNYVPSNSIFKAVLLTGVYAKTSTQGKSNPTPVIFRLTDLSFFPNEVRRNLAGCYVGGEAHAELSDERVHTRLTSFSCITSDRRQVVDIPVTGRVQGGDGSVGIAGKVISKQEAALLLAGVSGFIEGGAEGFSAANSTQNVNVFGTSEQTYTDDQIARNAIGKGVGKSAGVLTDFFEDLLQEIKPVIHAQGGQEVELIISKGFSLEMEEWEWTGIKY; encoded by the coding sequence ATGAATTTCAGAGAGAAGTATGTGGCACTGGCTCCGGAAACAAAAAAGAAGCTGAACATAGCGATAGTTCTGTTTATTGGGGCGGTTATTCTGACGCTTATGTACTATGCCTCCGGAGCTTCGAAAAAGAGGCCTGCCGCAGTGCAGAGGACTACTGTGAATGCAAAAAACTTCAGCGCAAAGGAAGACAGGAATACCAGCCTTCTGCTTGGTATTGATAAGAAGTTCGGTGATGTGCTGAAGCGTGTGGAAGAGCTTGAAAACCGGAAGGCTGACTTATCGTTCAATAATCAGCCGTATCAGGCTCAGGAACCGGATAAGGTGATTGCCGCTGGAGAGACTGATTTTCAAAAATCTGTTAACTCAGGCGGCATGAGATATCCGCAGGAAGAGAACAATCTTGAATTCGACAAACCAAAGGATAAAAAGAGCAGACCGACGGAAACAATAATTTCAGGGATAGACTATATTTCGATATCGGTTCCGCAGGAGACTGAACAAAAAAAAAGTAATCCTGCAAAGGTAAATTATGTGCCGTCCAATTCCATTTTCAAAGCGGTTCTGCTTACGGGTGTTTATGCCAAAACATCTACACAGGGGAAGTCAAACCCGACTCCGGTAATATTTCGGCTGACAGACCTGTCATTCTTTCCTAATGAGGTGAGACGAAACCTTGCTGGCTGCTATGTCGGCGGCGAGGCACATGCTGAGCTCTCTGACGAACGGGTGCATACCAGACTAACAAGCTTTTCATGCATCACATCAGACAGAAGACAGGTTGTGGATATACCTGTAACTGGAAGAGTTCAGGGTGGTGACGGCTCTGTTGGTATCGCCGGAAAGGTTATTTCAAAACAGGAGGCCGCCCTGCTGCTTGCCGGCGTGTCCGGATTTATAGAGGGCGGAGCCGAAGGATTCAGTGCCGCAAACAGCACTCAGAATGTCAATGTGTTCGGGACATCTGAGCAGACATATACAGACGACCAGATAGCCCGAAATGCAATTGGAAAAGGGGTTGGAAAGAGTGCAGGTGTACTGACTGACTTCTTCGAAGACCTTCTGCAGGAGATAAAACCTGTGATACATGCTCAGGGAGGGCAGGAAGTGGAGTTGATCATATCAAAGGGGTTTTCCCTTGAAATGGAGGAGTGGGAATGGACAGGTATAAAATATTAG
- a CDS encoding TraK domain-containing protein, translated as MRLLLLLFLLLPAYVHSATTGIEPEVVTTIEMSRSDMNRIVCPYPITDFATSKENNMTYKISGNNLFIKFPVIAVTKDGELIEKKYFNGYAEVHLVCGDAVYSLILQAEQKKTETVYLSDTAGKMKKANEYVRSKSYEDLITEFIQALIENKPLNDFYMDESDEKETYRGIDISVSRVMVGGGYVVKELILESKEKVSLTDTELLKLRMLSNVKAVALLSPTFAGITKAYVVQGKIK; from the coding sequence ATGAGACTGCTACTGTTATTGTTTCTATTATTACCTGCTTATGTGCATTCAGCCACAACAGGCATAGAACCAGAGGTTGTAACTACTATCGAAATGTCCAGATCAGACATGAATAGAATCGTTTGCCCTTATCCTATTACCGACTTTGCAACCTCCAAAGAAAACAATATGACCTACAAAATCTCCGGAAATAACCTGTTTATTAAATTTCCGGTTATTGCGGTTACAAAAGACGGGGAACTGATAGAAAAGAAGTATTTTAACGGCTATGCGGAAGTTCACCTTGTCTGTGGTGATGCGGTCTATTCACTCATTCTGCAAGCGGAGCAGAAGAAGACAGAGACGGTTTATCTTTCGGATACAGCAGGGAAGATGAAAAAAGCAAACGAATATGTACGCTCTAAAAGCTATGAAGACCTTATAACAGAGTTTATTCAGGCTCTGATAGAAAATAAGCCGCTTAATGATTTTTATATGGATGAATCTGACGAGAAGGAAACCTACAGGGGAATTGATATATCTGTATCAAGAGTAATGGTTGGCGGTGGATATGTTGTAAAAGAGCTCATTCTGGAATCAAAAGAGAAGGTAAGCCTGACAGATACTGAGCTTTTGAAGCTGAGGATGCTGAGCAATGTCAAGGCAGTCGCACTGTTATCTCCGACATTCGCAGGGATTACAAAAGCCTATGTGGTGCAGGGGAAGATCAAATGA